DNA sequence from the Novosphingobium sp. KACC 22771 genome:
CCAAGGCGGGGGTTTCGACCCGCTTGGTCTATGACACGCGCCGCCATGATCCCGAATTTGCCCGCGCCTGGCGCTCGGCCCTTTGCGAAGGGTATGACGCGCTGGAAATGGCGCTGCTCTACCGCCTGCGGGTGGGCGAGCTGAAACCGGCAACGGGCGCCAAACGCGCCTCGCGCAGTTTCGACAATGCCACCGCGCTGCGCCTGCTGGCCGCCCATCGCGAGACGGTGGCCCGCGAACGCGCCATCCGTGAGGAGGAGGACGCCGATGCGATCCTCGCCTCGATCAACGCCAAGCTGGAAAAGATGCGCGAACGCTGGCTGGCGGCGAAGGATGCCACCCATGAAGAATAAGCCGCCGCTGCTGGAATGCCTGCTGGCCCAGCCGATGGCGCAAAGGCTGGCGACTCTGGCGGTGCTGACCGGGGCCGAACGCGCCGAATTGCGCCATCATTGGGAGCTTTGGGCGCGGCCCGAACAATTGCCGCCGCGCGGCGACTGGCGGATCTGGCTGGTGATGGCCGGACGCGGGTTTGGCAAGACGCGGCTGGGTGCCGAATGGGTCCGCCGCGTGGCCGCCGACCATCCCGGTGCGCGGATTGCGCTGGTCGGATCGTCGCTCGGCGATGCGCGCGCGGTGATGGTCGAGGGCGAGAGCGGCATTCTGGCCTGCTCTCCCCCACGCCGCCGCCCCCGGTTTGAACCCTCGCTGCGGCGGCTGGTCTGGCCCAACGGGGCGCAGGCGACGATCTATTCGGCGGGCGAACCCGAAAGCCTGCGCGGGCCGCAGCACAGCCATGCCTGGTGCGACGAGATCGCCAAATGGGATAATGCAGCGCAGCGGGCCGAGCAAAGCTGGAACAACCTTTTGCTGGGCATGCGCCTTGGCGAGAACCCTCAAGCCTTGGCCACCACCACGCCGCGCGCGGTGCCTTTGCTGATGCAATTGCTGGATCAGGAGGATGCGATCATCACGCGGGGGCGGACGCAGGACAATCTTGCCAACCTGCCCGCGCGTTTCCTCAAGGATATGCGCCGCAGCTTTGGCCGCTCGGCACTGGCGCGTCAGGAGTTGGACGGCGAATTGCTGACCGACATTGAGGGGGCGCTCTGGACCCGCGCAATGATCGAGGCGGCGCGCGAGGACATGGCCGGGGCCGAACCTGCGC
Encoded proteins:
- a CDS encoding DNA-packaging protein, whose product is MKNKPPLLECLLAQPMAQRLATLAVLTGAERAELRHHWELWARPEQLPPRGDWRIWLVMAGRGFGKTRLGAEWVRRVAADHPGARIALVGSSLGDARAVMVEGESGILACSPPRRRPRFEPSLRRLVWPNGAQATIYSAGEPESLRGPQHSHAWCDEIAKWDNAAQRAEQSWNNLLLGMRLGENPQALATTTPRAVPLLMQLLDQEDAIITRGRTQDNLANLPARFLKDMRRSFGRSALARQELDGELLTDIEGALWTRAMIEAAREDMAGAEPARTVIGVDPPASAAGDACGIIVAQLGEDGVARILADATVHRASPEKWARAVAEAAATWRADRVVAEANQGGAMVESVLRAANVALPIRLVHASVGKAARAEPVAALYETGRVRHVGAFPALEDQLCGLVAGGAYQGPGRSPDRADAAVWALTELMLSTRAPPRVIDL